Sequence from the Candidatus Poribacteria bacterium genome:
ACTCCTACTGATCAGTATGTGACCACCTATAAGAATAGCAAAATCTATGTTCATGTACTTTCGTGGGATGGAAAGAACAATATTACCCTTCCCGCTATCACTGATCGGGTGGTAAAGAACGCTTGGATTCTGGGAAATCCCACGGTAGACGGCACTTCGTGGGGTATCGTGCGACAGCATCCGTGGGGGCTTTTGATTGTAGTACCAGAGGCGTACCAAAATGGTGTTGATGACATCGTCGTTCTTGATATTGAAGGGGATCCCACTACACTTAAGAAGCCAAGATTGATTGAGGCAGATCCTTCGTCAGTTATCTATCTGTTTGGAGACAGTGCCGAAGTAGGAGGGGGTCTTGTGCACTTGCAGGCACAAGACTGGATTGAAGGTTGGAACGAGTCATCTGCTTCACTTTCATGGAAGGTGAAACTTCCTACATCTTCCGATTACAAACTCGCGATGACCTATACTGCTGATACACATGCGGTAGGTTCGGCATTTGAGATTGTTGCTGGACACAATAAAACCGTTGGAACAGTTCGCCAAACGACTGGATGGGCAGGAGATTCGCAGAATTTTGAGAGGATATCGCTTCCGGGAACATTGCGCCTCCCCGCAGGTGAAAGCATAATTATGCTGCGTCTCATTGGAGAGGCAAAGTCTAAAGATGGTGTGCGAGTCCATTCGCTTGAATTAATTTCGCCGCTCGCTGATAAAGCAAGGATTGCTTCAAACGAGAAAGCGCAGCAGATACGTACCAAAACGGACTGGTTCGTCGAAGCGAAGTACGGCGTGATGTTCCATTGGTCAACAACAACACAACCGTCGCGTGGTTCTCAAAAACCTTACGTGGAGGCGGTGAACGCTTTTGACCTTGATGCTTTTGTCGACATGGTGAGTGAAACTGGAGCGGGCTACGTCATTTTCACTGCTGTCCACGGAATTATGCATTTCCCTGCCCCCTTAAAATCGATCGAAGTGGTTATGCCGGGACGCACCTGCAAACG
This genomic interval carries:
- a CDS encoding alpha-L-fucosidase; the encoded protein is MHNQDAVEVNSKALIVDIVRAAGSRSEINVNQLLNNQKSPESVGADEAIEKWIDENGESIIGTRGGPFTPTDQYVTTYKNSKIYVHVLSWDGKNNITLPAITDRVVKNAWILGNPTVDGTSWGIVRQHPWGLLIVVPEAYQNGVDDIVVLDIEGDPTTLKKPRLIEADPSSVIYLFGDSAEVGGGLVHLQAQDWIEGWNESSASLSWKVKLPTSSDYKLAMTYTADTHAVGSAFEIVAGHNKTVGTVRQTTGWAGDSQNFERISLPGTLRLPAGESIIMLRLIGEAKSKDGVRVHSLELISPLADKARIASNEKAQQIRTKTDWFVEAKYGVMFHWSTTTQPSRGSQKPYVEAVNAFDLDAFVDMVSETGAGYVIFTAVHGIMHFPAPLKSIEVVMPGRTCKRDLIGEMAGKLQECGIALILYFHHGVGDLEWVKAAGFLSPDKSKFFKIEHDILTEIGVRYGKKVAGYWFDDRYPLQPFEELYEATKVGNPERIVAWNSWILPKTTEFQEYYAGEFGGALVDPPENFFAEGGSAGGLQPHGLIFLDDPWQHGYPDTDIAPPLFTTQQIINYVKACIAQKLVITMNMGITQDGKVSPTTLEQMKALRKTIREDSNTLGAN